The segment CGCCGATCCCCGCGTGCCATCACATGATAAATGGCCCCCGCAAACTCAATCCTGACCTGCCGCGCCATATCACCTGTCTATATTCCTTCTGGGTTTTGTCAAGATAAGACGACTGACCCCTTTTTCCCGCACGGCAACAGCCTGCGCGCGCTGGTGAAGTACCTCGACAACATTTCCGACCAGGACATCCTGGAATTGAACATTCCGACTGGCATGCCGCTGGTGTATGAACTCGATGCCAACCTGAAGCCCATCAAACATTATTATGTGGGCGACCCGGAAGAAGTGGCGAAAGCCATGGCGGCAGTCGCAGCCCAAGGGAAAGCGAAATAGCTTATCAGGCAGGATTTAACGCCCTAGTGGTCTATGCGCCGTCAAGGTTCGCCAATGCGGACCCTGACAAAGCGCTTGTCGGTGTTTGCAACACCGTCCGTAATCGTCACGCACTCAAAATGGTTGCCGGCCAGAAACAGAGCATAGTGAAAAGTCATAGACTTTTCACATTCTGAAAAATCCACTTGCGTTAACGGCGATGTCCCCTGAATAGTTGAAAAAGAGTCGGGTGGTTCCTTTGCTGCCGATCTGGGTGGTGAGGCTGCCTGGTGCGACATCACTCTTGTGGAATTATGGCATGGCGTACGGGGCGCCAGGGAGAAGCGTGAACTGGCCGAAATGGAAAATGAAATTGAACACATAGGGGTGGATGCAGCGACTTGGCGGCTGGCCTTCAGGCTTGCACTCCATTGCCGGGGAAAGGGCCTCACTGTCCCAATCAGCGACATTGTCATCGCTGCCTGTGCTGTGGCATATGGGTTGGAGCTGGAACATTGCGACAAACACTTCAATGAACTCCTGCCGCTGGCTCAATCACTTTGAAGTTCCCCATCTCTGTGGATAAGGTCCCTTCACGTTTTACAGCAAACATCACAGAGATCTCATGCGGTTCAACTCATAATCGACGTTGGCGAGGTGGTAATCCAGCGTGTACTTGAGCGCGGTGCGCAAATCCGTCTTGGGTTCCCAGCCGAGCTGTTTGCGGGCTTCCTCGATCTTCGGCACGCGCCAGGTCACATCCTGGTAGGCTTTTCCGTAATAGTCCGCGCTGCTGACCGATTCCATCTGGATGCCCTTCGCGATGTCCTCATAACCCGGATAGCCGGCGACCAGTTCGACAATCATTTCTGCCAGTTCCTTGATGGAGTAGTTCATGTCCGGGTTGCCGATGTTGAAAATCTTGCGCGAGGCGCTGCCATCCTTGTTTTCAATGATGCGCATGATGCATTCCACCCCGTCCTCGATGAACGTGAAACAGCGGCGCTGCGTCCCGCCATCGACCAGCTTGATCGGTTTTCCCTTGATGATGTTGTGCAGAAACTGGGTCACCACGCGGGAACTGCCTTCCTTCGGGTCATTGATGTCGTCCAGCTTGGGCCCGACAAAGTTGAACGGGCGGAACAGCGAGAAATCGAGCCCTTCCTTTTCGCCATAGGCCCAGATGACCCGGTCGAGCAACTGTTTGATGCAGGCGTAAATCCAGCGCTGCTTGGGAATCGGGCCGAGTACAAAGTTTGTGGTGTATTCGTCAAACTCCTTGTCCTCCACCAATCCATAGACTTCGGAGGTCGAGGGGAAGACCAGGCGCTTTTTCCACTTCACAACCTTGCGGATGACCTCGACGTTGGCCTCGAAATCCAGTTCGAAAACGCGGATCGGGTCCTTCACATAAAGCGACGGGGTCGCGATGGCGACCAGCGGGATGACCACATCACATTTGTTGATGTGATATTCGATCCACTCCTTGCTGATTGTGATGTCGCCTTCGAAAAAATGGAACCGTTCATGCTTCAGGACATGGCCGAGTTTATTGTTGGAAATGTCCATGCCATAGACTTCCCAATCTTCCTTTTCGGTCAGGATTTTCCAGACCAGGCTGCTGCCGATAAACCCGTTGACTCCCAGAATTAAAACTTTCATGGCTTTGTATAGAAGGGTTGATGCTACCCGCGTGCCGGCGTGGAAGTCCATTCGTAATCGGTAATCTCAAGAGCCCCTTCCCCGGCGGCAATCACCAGCGGTACCGTGCTCGTGATCGTGCCCGGAGCGGAAGAGAGGTCCAGCGGCTTCGCCCACCAGACTTTCAGGCGGCGGCCATCGGGAAAATCCGCGAAAGCGCCGGGATACGGCCGGGTCACGGCCCGCACCAGGTTGAAAATCCTGGAAGAAGGCCAGGCCCAGTCGATCCGTCCGTCCTCGGGGCCACGCCCCCCATAATATGTGGCCTGCGAATGATCCTGGACCATGCGTGGCGCTGTGCCGGACAACAGGGCCTTCAATTGCCGGTCCAGAACAAGACGCGAAGCCTCAACCACCCGCGTCATGACATGCAAGGCCGAGTCTTCCGGGCCGATGGGGACTTTTTCCTGGTCCACAATGTCGCCCGCATCCGGTTCCTGGACCATGTGGTGCAGCGTCGTTCCCGTAAAACTTTCCCCATTCAGCACGGCCCAGTTCACCGGGGCTTTGCCGCGATATTTCGGCAGATAGGAGCCGTGCATGTTGAACGCGCCAAGCCAGGCCAGTTTCAAAACCTGCGTGGAAATCATTTTCCGGTAATAAAAGGAGAGGATCAGCTCCGGCTCGATTTCGTTGCGGAATTTTTCGAGCCATTCCTGCGTGCCGGTTTTTTGGTCATAAAAAACTGTCAGGCCGTGAGACTCGGCCAGCTCCGGGACGGAACGAAACCAGCGTTGCTCGTGCGGGTCGTCCCGGTGGGTGAAAACAGCGGCGATGTTTGCGCCGCGGCTGATCAAAAGATCCAGGCAGGCATAACCGACCTCGCTGT is part of the Candidatus Methylacidiphilales bacterium genome and harbors:
- a CDS encoding formyltransferase → MSPKRPRIVVFAYSEVGYACLDLLISRGANIAAVFTHRDDPHEQRWFRSVPELAESHGLTVFYDQKTGTQEWLEKFRNEIEPELILSFYYRKMISTQVLKLAWLGAFNMHGSYLPKYRGKAPVNWAVLNGESFTGTTLHHMVQEPDAGDIVDQEKVPIGPEDSALHVMTRVVEASRLVLDRQLKALLSGTAPRMVQDHSQATYYGGRGPEDGRIDWAWPSSRIFNLVRAVTRPYPGAFADFPDGRRLKVWWAKPLDLSSAPGTITSTVPLVIAAGEGALEITDYEWTSTPARG
- a CDS encoding bifunctional UDP-4-keto-pentose/UDP-xylose synthase gives rise to the protein MKVLILGVNGFIGSSLVWKILTEKEDWEVYGMDISNNKLGHVLKHERFHFFEGDITISKEWIEYHINKCDVVIPLVAIATPSLYVKDPIRVFELDFEANVEVIRKVVKWKKRLVFPSTSEVYGLVEDKEFDEYTTNFVLGPIPKQRWIYACIKQLLDRVIWAYGEKEGLDFSLFRPFNFVGPKLDDINDPKEGSSRVVTQFLHNIIKGKPIKLVDGGTQRRCFTFIEDGVECIMRIIENKDGSASRKIFNIGNPDMNYSIKELAEMIVELVAGYPGYEDIAKGIQMESVSSADYYGKAYQDVTWRVPKIEEARKQLGWEPKTDLRTALKYTLDYHLANVDYELNRMRSL
- a CDS encoding PIN domain-containing protein yields the protein MGGEAAWCDITLVELWHGVRGAREKRELAEMENEIEHIGVDAATWRLAFRLALHCRGKGLTVPISDIVIAACAVAYGLELEHCDKHFNELLPLAQSL